One Deltaproteobacteria bacterium DNA window includes the following coding sequences:
- a CDS encoding response regulator, which produces MREPNGEEKCPERRKHILLVDDEPDFLYSATVALRGAGYDVTVAGSGADALKMMIDAHNGGRRYSLLLTDIVMPGMSGLDLIAEMKRREIEIPVLVVTGVSDTVLISEFGNDGCMGYIQKPFQPPDLIGLVGRFLQQTEKEVEL; this is translated from the coding sequence ATGAGGGAGCCGAACGGAGAAGAAAAGTGCCCGGAGCGCCGGAAACACATCCTGCTGGTGGACGACGAACCGGATTTCCTGTACTCCGCGACCGTGGCCTTGCGTGGGGCGGGCTACGACGTAACCGTCGCGGGAAGCGGAGCTGATGCGTTGAAAATGATGATCGACGCTCACAACGGAGGCAGGCGGTATTCGCTTCTTCTCACGGACATAGTGATGCCGGGAATGTCGGGGCTGGATCTGATCGCAGAAATGAAACGCCGGGAGATCGAAATTCCCGTGCTTGTCGTGACAGGCGTGAGCGACACCGTCCTGATTTCGGAATTCGGAAATGACGGGTGTATGGGGTATATCCAAAAACCGTTCCAACCGCCGGACCTGATCGGACTCGTCGGGAGGTTTCTCCAGCAAACGGAAAAGGAGGTTGAACTATGA
- a CDS encoding multicopper oxidase domain-containing protein has protein sequence MKKIGMRIAPFLAGFLLLAGGGNSGAAVLVQCGDPGNPKDKCMHLSSGDGFVTMADGKVLYTFGFGDITASADPLIDGMLAAEFTGPTISLDEGDRFFLNLTNVGMMMRPDLFDPHSLHWHGFPNASNIFDGEPHGTIGINMGSTLTYFYNVVEPGTYMYHCHVEATEHMEMGMLSNLYVRPRQNGTPLGTCDGGAPCTMFAYNDGDGSTGYDVEYPIQVSGFDGYFHEQHIAVQPLPFHTLRVTYPVMNGRGYPDTVNPNPLPPPAENGGKESQRVSSLINASPGQKVLLRLSSLSVHHDFTLAALGIPMRIVGRDARLLRGPDGKDLSYVTNSILLGSGETADAILDIPPDTAPGTRYFLYTTNLNFLSNDQEDFGGMMTEIRIN, from the coding sequence ATGAAGAAGATCGGAATGCGCATAGCTCCTTTCCTTGCAGGGTTCCTTCTCCTGGCTGGAGGAGGAAATTCAGGAGCCGCGGTCCTCGTCCAGTGCGGCGACCCGGGCAACCCGAAAGACAAATGCATGCACCTGTCCTCGGGCGACGGGTTCGTCACGATGGCGGACGGCAAGGTCCTGTACACGTTCGGGTTCGGCGACATCACCGCCAGCGCCGATCCGCTCATCGACGGCATGCTGGCAGCGGAATTCACCGGGCCGACGATTTCCTTGGACGAAGGGGACCGGTTTTTCCTCAACCTTACGAACGTCGGCATGATGATGCGCCCGGACCTTTTCGACCCGCATTCGCTCCACTGGCACGGATTCCCGAATGCCTCGAACATCTTCGATGGAGAGCCCCATGGCACCATAGGAATCAACATGGGGTCCACCCTGACCTATTTCTACAACGTCGTCGAGCCCGGCACCTACATGTACCACTGCCACGTGGAGGCGACCGAGCATATGGAAATGGGCATGCTGTCGAACCTTTACGTGCGCCCGAGGCAGAACGGCACGCCGCTCGGCACTTGCGACGGGGGGGCGCCCTGCACGATGTTCGCTTACAACGACGGCGACGGCTCCACGGGCTACGACGTGGAATATCCTATCCAGGTAAGCGGGTTCGACGGGTATTTCCATGAGCAGCATATCGCCGTTCAACCCCTTCCGTTCCACACGTTGCGCGTCACTTATCCGGTGATGAACGGAAGAGGCTATCCGGACACCGTCAACCCGAATCCGCTTCCTCCCCCCGCGGAAAACGGGGGAAAGGAGTCCCAGCGGGTGAGTTCCCTTATAAACGCCTCGCCCGGGCAAAAGGTGCTCCTTCGCCTCTCCAGCCTGAGCGTGCACCATGACTTCACCCTGGCCGCTCTCGGCATCCCGATGAGGATCGTCGGCCGCGACGCAAGGCTGCTGCGCGGGCCGGACGGCAAGGACCTTTCCTACGTCACCAATTCGATACTGCTCGGCTCCGGAGAGACGGCGGACGCGATCCTCGATATCCCGCCGGACACCGCGCCGGGAACGAGATATTTCCTTTATACGACCAACCTGAATTTCCTGAGCAACGACCAGGAGGATTTCGGCGGGATGATGACCGAAATCCGGATCAACTGA
- a CDS encoding multicopper oxidase domain-containing protein translates to MRRTANMRRMKSFLSIAIAIVLLSVNGPGAEAVVDGITGTAFNLTAREDFISTADGGSVLIWGYDDGSGRAQYPGPTLIVDQGVAVTITLTNALPASAGNASIVIPGQQVSSSGGTAGRLTREAVPGGTVMYTFTPARPGTFLYHSGTLTEIQEEMGMAGAIIVRPAGFNPAAPTAYGHADSAYDREYLFILSEMDSRIHDVVEFLGPDALGWFDFLSSPYPNYYFINGRTAVDTMSMSNSPGTGLYPTQPYGAMAVMHPGDRVLLRVVGIGRGSHPFHLHGNHARVIAKDGRMLESAPGAGPDLSTEIFTILSSPGQTTDSIFEWTGKGMGWDIYGADAGHEHPCNGMTVAQAQALRASNPNDAYFGSQDPATKEWCADHGNEIPVTLPNSLDLTMGPFFSASPYLGRTEDPLALPVGQQNFNGYGAYIFMWHSHNEKELLNYGVFPGGMLTMMAILPQSVPLD, encoded by the coding sequence ATGAGAAGAACAGCGAATATGCGCAGGATGAAATCCTTCCTGTCGATCGCCATTGCGATTGTATTGCTGTCCGTGAACGGGCCCGGCGCCGAAGCCGTCGTAGACGGCATCACCGGAACGGCGTTCAACCTGACGGCCAGGGAGGACTTCATCAGCACGGCGGACGGGGGCTCCGTCCTGATCTGGGGTTATGACGACGGCTCCGGCAGGGCCCAGTACCCGGGCCCGACATTGATAGTCGACCAGGGTGTCGCGGTGACGATAACGTTGACGAACGCGCTGCCGGCATCGGCCGGAAACGCCTCCATCGTTATTCCGGGCCAGCAGGTGTCGTCAAGCGGGGGGACGGCCGGCCGTTTGACCCGCGAAGCCGTACCCGGCGGAACCGTAATGTACACCTTCACCCCGGCGAGACCCGGGACCTTCCTGTACCACAGCGGCACCCTGACCGAAATCCAGGAGGAGATGGGGATGGCCGGAGCGATCATCGTCCGGCCCGCCGGTTTCAACCCCGCCGCGCCTACCGCTTACGGCCATGCGGACTCCGCCTATGACCGGGAGTATCTTTTCATCCTGAGCGAGATGGATTCCCGGATCCACGACGTGGTCGAGTTCCTGGGCCCCGACGCGCTGGGATGGTTCGATTTCCTTTCAAGTCCTTACCCCAACTACTATTTCATCAACGGCCGGACCGCGGTCGACACCATGTCTATGAGCAACTCCCCGGGGACCGGGCTGTACCCGACGCAGCCATACGGAGCCATGGCGGTGATGCACCCCGGGGACAGGGTGCTTCTGCGGGTCGTCGGGATCGGACGGGGCTCCCATCCGTTCCATCTTCACGGGAACCATGCACGGGTGATCGCGAAGGACGGCCGCATGCTGGAGAGCGCTCCGGGGGCCGGACCGGACCTGAGCACCGAAATCTTTACGATACTGTCCTCTCCCGGCCAGACTACGGATTCCATCTTCGAATGGACCGGGAAGGGGATGGGATGGGACATCTACGGCGCCGACGCCGGCCACGAGCACCCGTGCAACGGCATGACGGTCGCGCAGGCTCAAGCGCTGCGCGCAAGCAACCCGAACGATGCCTACTTCGGTTCGCAGGATCCGGCAACGAAGGAATGGTGCGCCGACCACGGCAATGAGATCCCCGTCACGCTGCCGAACTCCCTGGATCTGACCATGGGGCCGTTCTTCAGCGCGAGCCCGTACCTCGGGAGGACGGAAGATCCCCTGGCGCTTCCGGTCGGCCAGCAGAATTTCAACGGATACGGAGCATATATCTTCATGTGGCACAGCCACAATGAAAAAGAGCTTCTCAACTACGGAGTTTTCCCCGGCGGCATGTTGACCATGATGGCGATCCTGCCCCAATCCGTTCCGCTGGATTAG
- a CDS encoding cadherin-like domain-containing protein gives MISANVEKRRGISILAGIAVLLLAAPSFAVTVDLVAKKFTTAMPDGAVVNMWGFAADTGQACDETAGWVPGPALSVTLPDTLTVNLRNCLDEPASIVIAGQKAVLAPVFAPPDAQGRQRATSFTGTAGPSGGTSQYTWTGLKPGTHLYESGTQPQIQVQMGLYGALNVYPAVGLAYPGVPFDNEVVLLYSEIDKALHEAVAGGKYGSSCSNPPCTMTSTIDYKANYFLIDGLPFQEGQAALNAGSSGQTTLLRFLNAGLRTHIPTLHNGGYMKLIAEDGNLYPYPKEQYSVLLPAGKTVDALWNPPADGAFPLFDSTRQATDGIPGSVMLAYLQAGAASSNTPPAANSQIVNTNEDTATPITLTGSDGDGNPLTYALVAGSGPANGTLSGAAPNLSYTPNANYFGPDSFRFTVNDGQSTSNEATVSITVNSVNDAPGFTAGPNQAVTQPAGAQSVPNWATGISSGPANESAQTVSFLVSNNNNALFSAQPAVSPAGTLTYTPAAGASGSATVTAQAQDNGGTANGGVDTSAPQIFTITVNPEPASDLIFADGFESGNFSAWNAEQDPGGQNDLNVTAAAALTGGFGMAATIDDNTGMWVMSNTPANETRYRARFRFDPNSVPMTNGNAFFIMTARSGNNNTGVDVVRIEFARFAGIYHVRAVSRTDAGGYKNGAWQTVPDSPVVFEFDWAASTAAGANNGYLTFWIDGVQKTSSTGIDSDTLRIESARLGPLSGIDTGTRGTVYFDDFVSRRLNYIGP, from the coding sequence ATGATTTCAGCGAACGTTGAAAAGAGAAGAGGGATATCGATTCTCGCAGGGATCGCGGTTCTCCTGCTGGCGGCCCCCTCCTTTGCGGTGACGGTCGACCTGGTCGCGAAGAAGTTCACCACGGCCATGCCGGACGGAGCGGTCGTCAACATGTGGGGGTTCGCCGCGGATACGGGGCAGGCCTGCGACGAAACGGCCGGCTGGGTTCCAGGGCCGGCGCTGTCCGTAACCCTGCCGGATACCCTGACCGTAAACCTGCGGAACTGCCTCGACGAGCCTGCCTCGATCGTCATCGCAGGCCAAAAGGCTGTCCTTGCCCCGGTATTTGCGCCGCCTGACGCGCAGGGAAGACAGAGGGCGACTTCGTTCACCGGCACGGCAGGACCCAGTGGAGGCACCAGCCAGTACACATGGACCGGCCTCAAGCCGGGGACGCATCTATACGAAAGCGGAACCCAGCCGCAGATCCAGGTCCAGATGGGTCTCTACGGCGCCTTGAATGTCTACCCGGCCGTTGGTCTCGCATATCCGGGCGTGCCATTCGACAACGAGGTGGTCCTGCTCTACAGCGAGATCGACAAGGCGCTGCATGAAGCCGTGGCAGGCGGCAAGTACGGAAGCAGTTGTTCCAATCCTCCCTGCACGATGACCAGCACCATCGACTATAAGGCCAACTACTTCCTGATCGACGGCCTGCCGTTCCAGGAAGGCCAGGCGGCGCTGAACGCCGGGAGTTCCGGCCAGACTACACTCTTGCGGTTCCTGAACGCCGGCCTCAGGACGCATATACCCACACTCCACAACGGCGGATACATGAAGTTGATCGCCGAAGACGGCAACCTCTACCCGTATCCGAAAGAGCAGTACTCCGTGCTGCTCCCGGCCGGGAAGACCGTCGACGCCCTCTGGAACCCTCCCGCCGACGGCGCTTTCCCGTTGTTCGACAGCACCCGCCAGGCGACGGACGGGATTCCCGGATCCGTCATGCTCGCCTACCTCCAGGCGGGGGCCGCATCATCCAATACCCCTCCCGCGGCGAACAGCCAGATCGTCAATACGAATGAAGATACGGCCACTCCCATAACGCTGACCGGCTCCGACGGTGACGGAAACCCCCTCACCTATGCGCTTGTGGCGGGTTCAGGCCCTGCAAACGGCACGCTGTCCGGCGCGGCGCCGAATCTCTCCTACACGCCGAACGCGAATTACTTCGGGCCGGACAGTTTCCGGTTCACGGTCAACGATGGACAAAGCACATCCAACGAAGCGACGGTTTCCATAACCGTGAACTCAGTCAACGATGCGCCGGGCTTCACCGCGGGTCCGAACCAGGCGGTGACCCAGCCCGCGGGAGCGCAGTCGGTTCCCAACTGGGCCACAGGCATTTCTTCCGGCCCGGCCAACGAATCGGCCCAGACGGTGAGTTTCCTCGTATCCAACAACAATAACGCGCTGTTCTCGGCGCAGCCTGCGGTCTCTCCGGCGGGGACGCTTACCTACACGCCCGCCGCCGGCGCAAGCGGATCCGCCACGGTTACTGCGCAGGCGCAGGACAACGGCGGCACGGCGAACGGCGGAGTGGACACCAGCGCGCCGCAGATCTTTACGATCACCGTGAACCCGGAGCCGGCATCGGACCTGATCTTTGCCGACGGTTTCGAGTCCGGCAACTTCTCGGCCTGGAACGCGGAGCAGGATCCGGGCGGCCAGAACGACCTTAACGTGACCGCCGCAGCGGCGCTGACCGGCGGGTTCGGCATGGCGGCCACTATCGACGACAATACCGGCATGTGGGTTATGAGCAACACGCCGGCCAACGAGACGCGCTACAGGGCGCGTTTCCGGTTCGATCCCAACAGCGTCCCGATGACCAACGGCAACGCTTTCTTCATCATGACCGCCCGCAGCGGCAATAACAACACGGGAGTCGACGTGGTGCGGATCGAGTTCGCCAGGTTCGCCGGCATCTATCATGTTCGCGCCGTATCGCGGACCGACGCCGGGGGGTACAAAAACGGCGCATGGCAGACCGTCCCGGATTCCCCCGTCGTCTTCGAGTTCGACTGGGCGGCGTCAACGGCCGCGGGAGCGAACAACGGCTACCTGACTTTCTGGATCGACGGCGTGCAAAAGACCTCTTCGACGGGCATCGACAGCGATACGCTGAGAATCGAGTCCGCGCGGCTCGGACCGCTGTCGGGAATCGACACGGGCACGAGAGGGACCGTGTACTTCGACGATTTCGTGTCGCGGCGATTGAATTACATAGGTCCGTGA
- a CDS encoding Ig-like domain-containing protein, protein MVNRKVPGFFILLCLTAIAPSFCPTALAEPNNPPVAVPDSATVRRNTSIAIDVLANDYDPDPGTTPAGKLDRATVTIVSRPIAGGRVAVSETGVVTYAPKRKFRGMDFFRYTVKDGEGAVSAPAKVTITVK, encoded by the coding sequence ATGGTAAACAGGAAGGTGCCCGGCTTCTTCATTCTGCTCTGCCTTACTGCTATTGCGCCTTCGTTTTGCCCCACAGCCCTGGCCGAGCCGAACAACCCCCCTGTGGCCGTACCCGATTCGGCTACGGTGCGCCGCAACACTTCGATCGCCATCGATGTGCTCGCCAACGATTACGACCCCGATCCCGGCACGACCCCGGCCGGCAAACTCGACCGGGCAACGGTTACGATCGTTTCAAGGCCGATCGCCGGCGGGAGGGTGGCAGTCAGCGAGACGGGCGTGGTTACATACGCCCCGAAGAGGAAATTTCGGGGCATGGACTTCTTCCGCTACACCGTGAAGGACGGTGAAGGAGCGGTTTCCGCGCCCGCAAAAGTGACGATAACCGTCAAGTAA
- a CDS encoding cytochrome c, producing MKKTLKIAAILLALGIAQTPAVPVVNAENGSSIQQKMEQQREKERREREKEKERARRERERERARLEREKQKAHQGSGKPGPGTTPAPGPAPTPIVTLSGITISGSSSVNEGATATFTAAASWSNGTKTSVSPTWSANMGTISASGFFSAPQVSANQTATINASYSSGGVTKTASVSVTVVNGSVVVTKTLSGITVSGSSSVNEGATAAYTATASWSDGTKTSVSPTWSANLGSISTSGVFSAPQVTANQTATIGASYSVGGVTKTASVSVTVVNGSVVVTKTLSGITISGSSSVNEGATAAYMATASWSDGTKTSVSPAWSANLGAISTSGVFSAPQVTANQAATIGASYSYGGVTRTASVAVTVVNSATSTIDGGALYTQYCSSCHGTSKRGKSATSTQNAINNNTGGMGFLSNLTSAQITAISLY from the coding sequence ATGAAGAAAACTTTGAAAATTGCAGCTATATTGCTTGCGCTCGGCATTGCACAGACACCGGCGGTTCCTGTAGTTAACGCCGAAAACGGCTCATCCATTCAGCAGAAGATGGAGCAGCAGAGGGAGAAGGAACGCAGGGAAAGGGAAAAGGAGAAGGAACGGGCCCGCAGGGAAAGAGAGAGAGAAAGGGCGCGTCTTGAAAGAGAAAAGCAGAAGGCGCATCAGGGGTCCGGTAAACCTGGCCCTGGGACCACTCCCGCACCGGGACCTGCACCGACCCCGATCGTGACGCTTAGCGGAATCACGATCAGCGGTTCTTCCTCGGTGAACGAGGGCGCGACGGCGACATTCACGGCGGCTGCTTCATGGAGCAACGGGACGAAGACCTCCGTTTCTCCTACATGGAGCGCGAACATGGGGACGATCAGCGCATCGGGATTCTTCTCAGCACCGCAGGTGTCCGCGAACCAGACGGCGACAATCAACGCAAGCTACAGCTCCGGCGGGGTGACAAAGACGGCCTCCGTGTCGGTCACCGTCGTCAACGGTTCGGTCGTCGTTACGAAAACGCTCAGCGGCATCACGGTCAGCGGATCTTCCTCGGTGAACGAGGGCGCCACGGCGGCGTACACGGCCACGGCTTCCTGGAGCGACGGGACGAAGACCTCCGTTTCTCCGACCTGGAGCGCGAACCTCGGCTCTATCAGCACCTCGGGCGTTTTCTCCGCCCCGCAGGTGACAGCGAACCAAACGGCGACCATCGGCGCCAGCTACAGCGTCGGCGGAGTTACCAAGACGGCCTCTGTGTCGGTAACCGTCGTCAATGGTTCGGTTGTCGTTACGAAAACGCTCAGCGGCATTACGATCAGCGGATCTTCCTCGGTGAACGAGGGCGCCACGGCGGCGTACATGGCCACGGCTTCCTGGAGCGACGGGACGAAGACCTCCGTTTCTCCGGCCTGGAGCGCGAACCTTGGCGCTATCAGCACCTCGGGCGTCTTCTCCGCACCGCAGGTGACAGCGAACCAGGCGGCCACCATCGGCGCCAGCTACAGCTACGGCGGTGTCACCAGGACTGCCTCCGTGGCGGTAACCGTAGTCAACTCCGCAACGTCGACCATTGACGGAGGCGCGCTGTACACCCAGTACTGCTCCAGTTGCCATGGCACCTCGAAGCGCGGGAAGTCGGCCACGTCCACCCAGAACGCCATCAACAACAACACCGGCGGGATGGGCTTCCTGAGCAATCTCACCAGCGCCCAAATCACCGCCATTTCACTGTACTAA
- a CDS encoding TolC family protein: MKTMTFRALAFGITFLTAVSIYGQDAPQDAAITMDNAIRMAILKNLDLQIESHTISMARTDVARSRGVYNPVFSVSGTGGVLSSTGDPFFDSRYGTAVASLSQNLPTGGNIAASTQAGYTSIGTDIPGTISNDWQSTVGLTLTQPLLKNAGKDTFELNITLASNTYRENLERFRLAAADTVLAAYSSYNHLYTLRRIVESKTAALKSAQDLLDELSKRPKPGPLHRVEIANAEYAVAQRRKELVDAERNSRDTEAGLRYLIGMEPNIRIIPIDPPSRAEPPETEDQAVKAALENRPDLKQLRLTLKASELEERVSRRQKLPELNLTGGGGLNGTGDSLGNSYERIGDHPGTWWSAGLQFVYPIGNDAAKNDYIKSRIRTMQVRNQIEALALKIRNEVETDLRALISARLQMQVTDKARQTGELRREEYRKNVRARASTVQELINAENDLALAETAQLEAAEGFANGVAKMWRDTGVLLDRLGVHVDVAR, encoded by the coding sequence ATGAAAACAATGACGTTCCGGGCTCTGGCTTTCGGCATCACCTTTCTTACCGCGGTGAGCATCTACGGCCAGGATGCCCCGCAGGATGCGGCTATAACCATGGACAACGCGATAAGGATGGCGATCCTGAAAAACCTCGACCTGCAAATCGAATCCCATACCATCTCGATGGCCAGGACGGACGTCGCGCGGAGCCGCGGGGTCTACAACCCCGTCTTCAGCGTTTCGGGCACAGGAGGAGTTCTGTCCAGTACTGGAGATCCCTTCTTCGACTCCAGGTACGGGACTGCCGTCGCCAGCCTGTCGCAGAACCTTCCCACGGGAGGAAACATCGCCGCATCGACCCAGGCGGGCTATACGTCCATCGGCACCGATATACCCGGGACGATATCGAACGACTGGCAGTCTACGGTGGGGCTCACGCTTACCCAGCCGCTCCTGAAAAACGCGGGCAAGGATACATTCGAGCTGAATATCACCCTCGCATCCAACACGTACCGGGAAAACCTTGAACGGTTCCGCCTTGCCGCCGCCGATACGGTCCTCGCGGCTTATTCCTCGTACAACCATTTGTATACGCTTCGCCGAATAGTGGAATCGAAAACGGCGGCCTTGAAATCGGCCCAGGATCTGCTGGACGAGTTGAGCAAGAGGCCGAAGCCGGGGCCCCTCCACAGGGTGGAAATCGCAAACGCGGAATACGCGGTCGCACAAAGACGCAAGGAACTCGTGGACGCGGAGCGGAATTCAAGGGACACGGAGGCAGGCTTGCGGTACCTGATCGGCATGGAACCGAACATCCGGATAATCCCCATCGACCCTCCCTCCAGGGCCGAGCCGCCGGAAACGGAGGACCAGGCGGTGAAGGCGGCGCTCGAGAACCGCCCCGACCTGAAGCAACTACGGCTGACGTTGAAGGCGAGCGAGCTCGAAGAGCGCGTATCGAGGCGCCAGAAGCTGCCGGAACTGAATCTGACCGGCGGAGGCGGGCTGAACGGGACCGGGGACAGCCTGGGAAACAGCTACGAACGGATCGGAGACCACCCGGGAACCTGGTGGTCGGCGGGGCTTCAGTTCGTTTACCCCATCGGCAACGATGCGGCGAAAAACGATTACATAAAGAGCAGGATAAGGACGATGCAGGTGCGAAACCAGATCGAGGCGCTTGCGCTCAAGATCCGGAATGAAGTGGAGACGGACCTGCGGGCGCTCATTTCGGCGCGATTGCAGATGCAGGTTACGGACAAGGCACGGCAAACCGGCGAACTGCGAAGGGAGGAATACAGAAAGAACGTGCGTGCCCGCGCGTCGACGGTCCAGGAACTGATCAACGCCGAAAACGATCTCGCGTTGGCCGAGACGGCCCAGTTGGAAGCCGCCGAGGGATTCGCCAACGGGGTCGCTAAAATGTGGCGCGATACGGGCGTGCTGCTCGATCGGCTGGGAGTGCACGTCGACGTCGCGCGATAA
- the gspD gene encoding type II secretion system secretin GspD → MIPRILAILALLAIAVSVGAVEIGPLPHRTLDLIEQKPPVPPPPPSNGNEAGKTATNGTPAPPADAAAPPPAAEGLPAVSTTSPPPAGSTLVEEPVVPSETAEQAPPEETPAPAAPKTAEPAPPEETPAPAEPRTAEPAPAAPAPAAEAPVAPPRVPARPMPVPRPLALPQRPVPAAAGGGFLVKFNNADVYEVIHTLGRIAGINYIIDPRVRGVVNVHTQGTVKKDDALEILFSILRVNGATAVREGNVYHIVPMNEAKMEPLIEGAKEDPFSPNRPTMRAFPLQYIAAAEMAKVIRPFLSAGGDATEVPRANMLLVTDTAGNMDKHVRLVELFDADAFKSAGVRMFPLKFLDPDEMAKSLDAIFGALDFGAKGGRPSGINFVPLVRLNSLLVVSASPRTMDEVERWIKELDREPSSTSRAVHLYRVRHGKVKDIVAILEKLYPSRATGLPSKPTEFKPQFAEPVKPTILTAPPPAQQAAAPKPAAHTPEKKEGEGYDIIADETTNSLIIRGSASEYAAILETLKAIDVYPRQVLLEVLIGEVQLDDTLKLGVDWTYIRQFGDYRHNVSMATSAAAFTSGLRYMVDRTDRLTAAFRSLANDGKVSILSSPSVIAANGRKSKIQVADSVPVTTASIVANSNPPVTTQTVEYRDVGVILSFTPYINDQGIVTLEIEQEVSEVSSTESTGTTNPSFFKRNIQTTLVATQDRSIVLGGLVKERQARNREGLPFFYKIPIIGWIFGARSDTMTRNELLVFITPRVISSVEEGTQLSRDFEERVLELKQRFGETKGIRYERKEPPKEPPAEKK, encoded by the coding sequence ATGATACCTCGTATCCTTGCGATTCTTGCTTTGCTGGCTATTGCCGTGTCCGTGGGGGCGGTAGAGATCGGTCCCCTTCCCCACCGGACGCTCGACCTGATCGAGCAGAAGCCGCCCGTTCCGCCGCCGCCTCCTTCCAACGGCAATGAGGCGGGAAAAACGGCAACGAACGGAACGCCGGCGCCTCCGGCCGACGCGGCGGCGCCCCCGCCCGCGGCGGAAGGGCTGCCCGCGGTTTCCACAACTTCGCCCCCTCCCGCCGGATCGACGCTCGTCGAGGAACCGGTTGTTCCTTCCGAAACCGCCGAGCAGGCTCCGCCGGAGGAAACACCCGCTCCTGCGGCTCCGAAAACGGCCGAACCCGCGCCGCCGGAAGAGACCCCGGCTCCGGCCGAACCAAGGACCGCCGAGCCTGCCCCGGCAGCGCCTGCGCCCGCGGCGGAAGCCCCCGTCGCTCCCCCTCGTGTCCCGGCTCGACCCATGCCGGTTCCGCGCCCGCTCGCCTTGCCGCAGCGGCCTGTTCCCGCGGCCGCGGGCGGAGGGTTCCTGGTCAAGTTCAACAACGCCGACGTCTACGAAGTGATCCATACGCTCGGACGGATTGCGGGGATCAACTACATCATCGACCCCAGGGTACGTGGCGTCGTCAACGTACACACGCAGGGGACGGTGAAGAAGGACGACGCTCTCGAGATCCTGTTCTCCATTTTGCGCGTAAACGGCGCCACGGCGGTCAGGGAGGGGAACGTCTACCACATCGTCCCGATGAACGAAGCGAAAATGGAACCGCTGATCGAAGGCGCGAAGGAGGATCCGTTTTCTCCCAACCGGCCCACGATGCGGGCCTTCCCGCTGCAATACATCGCCGCGGCGGAAATGGCGAAGGTGATCCGCCCGTTCCTGTCCGCGGGGGGTGACGCCACGGAAGTGCCGCGGGCGAACATGCTGCTTGTGACCGACACGGCCGGCAACATGGACAAGCATGTCAGGCTCGTGGAACTGTTCGACGCGGACGCGTTCAAGTCCGCGGGAGTCAGGATGTTTCCTCTTAAATTCCTGGACCCCGACGAAATGGCAAAAAGCCTGGATGCCATCTTCGGCGCCCTCGATTTCGGTGCGAAGGGCGGACGCCCGTCCGGGATAAACTTCGTTCCGCTTGTGCGCCTGAACTCCCTGCTCGTGGTGAGCGCCTCGCCCAGGACGATGGACGAGGTGGAGCGCTGGATCAAGGAGCTCGACCGTGAACCGTCCAGCACATCACGCGCGGTGCACCTGTACCGGGTCCGGCACGGCAAGGTAAAGGACATCGTGGCCATCCTGGAGAAGCTCTACCCGTCGCGCGCGACGGGGCTTCCGTCGAAGCCCACGGAATTCAAGCCGCAGTTCGCCGAACCGGTCAAGCCGACGATCCTGACCGCCCCGCCTCCCGCGCAGCAGGCCGCGGCGCCGAAACCCGCCGCGCACACCCCCGAAAAGAAGGAGGGAGAAGGGTACGACATCATCGCGGACGAGACGACCAACTCGCTCATAATCCGCGGTAGCGCTTCGGAGTACGCCGCCATACTCGAGACCTTGAAGGCGATCGACGTCTACCCGCGCCAGGTTCTTCTCGAAGTGCTGATTGGGGAGGTGCAGCTCGACGACACCCTCAAGCTGGGTGTCGACTGGACGTATATCCGCCAGTTCGGCGATTACAGGCACAACGTCTCCATGGCGACATCGGCGGCGGCATTCACGTCGGGCCTGCGATACATGGTGGACAGGACCGACCGCCTGACGGCCGCCTTCCGGTCGCTGGCCAACGACGGCAAGGTTTCCATCCTTTCCTCCCCGAGCGTGATCGCCGCCAACGGCAGGAAATCGAAGATCCAGGTCGCGGACTCAGTCCCCGTCACAACGGCGTCGATCGTCGCCAACTCCAATCCCCCGGTCACCACGCAGACCGTGGAGTATCGTGACGTCGGCGTCATCCTGTCTTTTACCCCGTACATCAACGACCAGGGGATCGTTACGCTCGAGATCGAGCAGGAGGTAAGCGAAGTCAGCAGCACGGAGTCCACCGGAACGACGAACCCAAGCTTCTTCAAGCGGAACATCCAGACGACGCTCGTCGCCACGCAGGACCGGAGCATCGTCCTCGGCGGACTGGTCAAGGAGCGGCAGGCGCGGAACCGGGAGGGTCTCCCGTTCTTCTACAAAATCCCGATCATCGGCTGGATATTCGGCGCCCGCTCGGACACGATGACCCGGAACGAACTGCTCGTCTTCATTACCCCGCGGGTCATCTCCAGCGTGGAGGAAGGGACGCAGCTCAGCCGCGACTTCGAGGAGCGCGTCCTGGAGCTCAAGCAGCGTTTCGGCGAGACGAAGGGAATCCGCTACGAGCGCAAGGAACCGCCGAAGGAGCCCCCCGCGGAGAAAAAATAA